A window of the Helianthus annuus cultivar XRQ/B chromosome 4, HanXRQr2.0-SUNRISE, whole genome shotgun sequence genome harbors these coding sequences:
- the LOC110936442 gene encoding U-box domain-containing protein 44: protein MSSNAPASDILSGAISNTLETINATKCVHLQKENFKKLASYLEKTASILQQLTKLNFNDSAALKTAINALTKHVSEAKTLAFECTTRNKIYLLLNSKTIVTTLEKNTKDLGGALTLLAPLFSFNGVGQEIIKLSNIMTDSKYRTRPVEDEIKEKIQLGIRERNADRSFTNNLLVLIADAIGISTEQSVLRTEYEEFKNEMENMEMTADVAESLQIEQIVGLLGKADILATVKERENKYFSKRNSLGRQPLEALQSFYCPITGDVMEDPVETPSGHSFERGAIEKWLAEENSLCPVTKTPLKTSALRTNKTLRQSIEEWRDRNTMIVIGSMKSRILSNEDEEVIICLGKLQDLLLERDLHQEWVMMEDYLPVLVSLLSTKNFQIRSRVLVILRILATNHDDRKERIAKTDDAIKLIVCSLARKIEESKLALQLLTELSDNDLARNMIGDSQGSILLLVTISGGDDLQAANDAKRLLDNLSFLNQNIVQMAKANYFGPLLHLLASGSESVQRLMVETLSELEMTDHGKLMVCENGTVELLVTMLSHDDIDMRKAAILALEKLSGVPQNGLKIIKQNATEILLGILFRESLSIPSLVEKIVATVMNLALSLTSQDADHPEILFLETEEEVYKLFSLISLHGPNVQQYVLRTFLAVCQSSSGLNIRKILRKICSVQVLVQLCEHENQTVRSNSVKLFCILTKDGDDEAFMEHVGPKCVDTLLKIINASDNTEEGVAAMEIISNLPRNPKMTQWILEAGALGVIISILSDHFHKPGIIIESASGALCRFTISSDQELQKKVAETGIITVLVNMLDSGTASTKKYIAVSLRQFSESSNGLSRPVERKLNLFACCIGSPDTGCAVHTGICTTESSFCLLEANAIKPLVKVLDEPDFGACEASLDALLTLVNGEQLLKGSKVLEGGGAIAKMVKLLSSPSVRLQEKTLVALERIFRSPEYKQKYKASAQMPLVEITQRGSSGMKSVAAKILAHLNVLHEQSSFF, encoded by the exons ATGAGTTCTAATGCACCAGCTTCCGACATTCTTTCCGGGGCTATTTCAAACACACTCGAGACAATTAACGCCACAAAATGCGTCCATCTGCAAAAGGAAAATTTCAAGAAACTTGCATCCTACTTGGAGAAAACAGCTTCCATATTACAACAACTAACTAAACTCAACTTCAATGATTCTGCAGCCTTAAAAACCGCCATTAACGCGCTTACTAAACACGTTTCAGAAGCTAAAACACTCGCTTTCGAATGCACCACCAGGAACAAAATCTACCTCCTGCTCAACTCCAAAACGATTGTAACAACCTTGGAAAAGAACACGAAAGATCTCGGTGGTGCCTTGACTCTGTTAGCTCCTTTGTTCTCTTTCAATGGAGTCGGTCAAGAAATCATCAAGCTGTCAAACATAATGACGGATTCCAAGTATCGAACAAGACCTGTAGAAGATGAAATCAAAGAAAAGATCCAACTGGGGATCCGAGAGAGAAACGCTGACAGATCGTTCACGAACAATTTGCTCGTTTTGATCGCGGATGCAATCGGGATTTCAACAGAACAGTCGGTTTTGAGAACAGAGTATGAAGAGTTCAAAAACGAAATGGAAAACATGGAGATGACAGCTGACGTGGCGGAGTCGTTACAGATTGAACAGATTGTTGGGTTGTTAGGAAAAGCTGATATCCTTGCAACGGTAAAAGAGCGGGAAAATAAGTATTTCAGTAAACGAAATTCACTGGGAAGGCAACCGTTAGAAGCGTTGCAATCATTTTACTGTCCCATCACTGGCGACGTGATGGAAGATCCTGTGGAAACGCCGTCGGGACATAGCTTTGAGCGAGGCGCGATTGAGAAATGGTTAGCGGAGGAAAACAGTCTCTGTCCGGTTACTAAAACGCCGTTGAAAACGTCGGCTTTGAGGACGAACAAGACACTCCGGCAGTCGATTGAAGAATGGAGAGACCGGAACACTATGATCGTCATCGGGTCCATGAAGTCAAGAATTTTATCTAATGAAGATGAAGAAGTAATAATCTGTTTGGGGAAATTGCAGGATTTGTTATTGGAAAGAGATCTTCATCAAGAATGGGTGATGATGGAGGATTATTTGCCGGTTCTTGTTTCTCTTCTTTCTACCAAGAATTTTCAAATTAGATCACGTGTTCTTGTTATTCTCCGCATCCTTGCAACCAACCATGATGACAGGAAG GAAAGAATAGCAAAAACGGATGATGCCATCAAACTAATCGTGTGTTCCCTTGCGCGAAAGATAGAAGAAAGTAAGTTGGCGTTACAATTACTAACGGAGTTATCAGACAACGATTTGGCACGTAACATGATTGGGGACAGTCAAGGGAGCATACTTCTTCTTGTAACCATATCAGGCGGTGATGATCTTCAAGCGGCAAACGATGCAAAACGACTTTTGGATAATCTTTCTTTTCTTAATCAGAATATCGTGCAGATGGCCAAGGCTAATTATTTCGGACCTTTGCTTCATCTTCTTGCTTCAG GGTCAGAAAGTGTTCAACGGTTGATGGTTGAAACATTATCAGAACTCGAGATGACGGATCATGGAAAACTTATGGTTTGTGAGAACGGTACAGTTGAGTTACTCGTTACTATGCTCTCTCACGACGATATAGATATGAGAAAAGCCGCCATTTTAGCCCTCGAGAAACTCTCGGGTGTGCCACAAAACggattaaaaataattaaacaaaATGCAACCGAGATCTTGTTGGGAATACTCTTTCGTGAGAGCTTGTCAATCCCGAGCCTCGTTGAAAAGATTGTAGCCACAGTTATGAATCTAGCATTATCATTAACTTCCCAAGATGCTGATCACCCGGagattctatttttggaaactgaAGAAGAGGTTTATAAATTGTTTTCTTTAATCTCGTTGCACGGTCCAAATGTTCAACAATATGTTCTCAGAACATTTCTTGCAGTTTGTCAGTCTTCTTCGGGTTTGAACATCAGGAAAATTTTACGGAAG ATTTGTTCTGTACAAGTACTGGTCCAATTATGTGAACACGAAAACCAAACTGTTCGATCAAATTCTGTGAAACTATTCTGTATCTTAACCAAAGATGGAGACGATGAAGCTTTCATGGAACATGTGGGGCCCAAATGTGTCGATACTTTGCTTAAAATCATAAACGCTTCTGATAACACTGAAGAAGGTGTTGCTGCAATGGAGATCATCTCTAACCTTCCCAGAAACCCGAAAATGACCCAATGGATTCTTGAAGCCGGGGCACTTGGCGTGATCATTTCCATTCTCTCTGATCACTTTCACAAACCCGGCATCATAATCGAAAGCGCTTCTGGTGCTCTGTGTCGGTTCACCATTTCGTCTGATCAAGAACTGCAAAAAAAGGTGGCAGAAACCGGGATTATTACAGTGCTCGTAAACATGTTAGACTCGGGAACTGCTTCGACTAAAAAATATATAGCAGTTTCACTCAGGCAGTTTTCTGAGAGCTCCAACGGTTTAAGCAGGCCCGTTGAGCGAAAACTAAACCTTTTTGCTTGTTGTATAGGGTCACCCGATACGGGTTGTGCAGTCCACACGGGGATATGCACAACCGAGTCGTCGTTTTGCCTTCTTGAAGCTAATGCGATAAAGCCGCTTGTGAAAGTTCTTGATGAACCGGATTTTGGAGCCTGTGAGGCTTCGTTGGATGCTTTGTTGACTTTAGTCAACGGGGAGCAACTGCTGAAGGGTAGTAAGGTGTTGGAAGGTGGTGGTGCGATTGCTAAAATGGTGAAACTGTTGAGTTCGCCGAGTGTGAGGTTGCAGGAGAAAACGTTGGTGGCGTTGGAGAGAATATTCCGGTCGCCGGAGTATAAACAGAAGTATAAAGCGTCGGCACAGATGCCGTTAGTTGAGATTACACAGAGAGGAAGTAGTGGTATGAAATCTGTTGCTGCTAAGATTTTGGCTCATTTGAATGTGCTTCATGAACAGTCAtcttttttctga